In Streptomyces sp. NBC_01707, a genomic segment contains:
- a CDS encoding nuclear transport factor 2 family protein, translated as MTTRDTVERFFGLLAGGDPDKVAEVFADDIDWYVPGSESLPWTGRRSKGSEVADYLRTLGSNIVPEKNVDEVEALLVDGDRAVMLGHFTRVAKSTGRTYRMPVAMYFQVAGDKIVKLYLYEDTLKVAQAYSE; from the coding sequence ATGACCACGCGTGACACCGTTGAGCGATTCTTCGGCCTACTGGCCGGAGGGGACCCGGACAAGGTCGCAGAGGTCTTCGCCGACGACATCGACTGGTATGTCCCCGGATCGGAGTCCCTCCCTTGGACCGGGCGGCGCTCCAAGGGCAGCGAGGTGGCCGACTATCTGCGGACGCTGGGGTCGAACATCGTTCCCGAGAAGAACGTCGACGAGGTCGAAGCGCTACTCGTCGACGGTGACCGCGCGGTCATGCTCGGGCACTTCACGCGTGTCGCGAAGAGCACGGGCAGGACGTACCGCATGCCCGTAGCCATGTACTTCCAGGTAGCGGGCGACAAGATCGTCAAGTTGTACCTGTACGAGGACACGCTCAAGGTCGCCCAGGCGTACTCCGAGTGA
- a CDS encoding TetR/AcrR family transcriptional regulator, whose amino-acid sequence MARPRSFDEKQVLQDAREQFWNRGYSATSMDDLMSATGLGKGSLYGAFGDKRQLFLRTLDDYRNEQLDSVRQILAGPGSGLERLGRLLDGAAAGYANDPCRRGCFLANSTSELHGQESEVVSRARATYQEIQDLLAACVKDAQREGVLATGADPQEVGNLLLAVLQGIEFLAKTDMDTSALVQIGRSALLNLPRP is encoded by the coding sequence ATGGCGCGTCCCCGAAGCTTTGACGAGAAGCAGGTTCTGCAAGACGCGCGCGAACAGTTCTGGAACCGGGGCTACTCGGCCACATCGATGGACGACCTCATGTCGGCCACCGGACTGGGCAAGGGAAGTCTGTACGGGGCGTTCGGCGACAAGCGTCAGCTTTTCCTGCGCACACTCGACGACTACCGCAACGAGCAGCTCGACAGCGTCCGGCAGATACTCGCCGGACCGGGTTCGGGGCTGGAGCGCTTGGGCCGCCTCCTCGACGGCGCCGCCGCCGGTTACGCGAACGACCCCTGTCGGCGCGGCTGCTTCCTCGCCAACAGCACCTCCGAACTACACGGCCAGGAGTCCGAAGTAGTCTCCCGGGCCCGGGCAACGTATCAGGAGATACAGGACCTTCTGGCTGCTTGCGTGAAGGATGCGCAACGCGAGGGTGTTTTGGCCACAGGTGCCGATCCACAGGAGGTGGGCAACCTACTGCTCGCGGTTCTGCAAGGCATCGAGTTCCTCGCCAAGACCGACATGGATACCTCGGCCCTCGTACAGATCGGCCGTTCCGCGCTGTTGAACCTTCCCCGGCCCTGA
- a CDS encoding DUF4440 domain-containing protein, which yields MPEPTAALTEFIRIYEQATNSHDITRLVPLIARDAVYWFSDGSHRGREAVLSAISKTFATIRDEIYRIDDLEWIAHGNDHAVCRYRFTWTGAIDGQPRSGSGRGTNVLVSNAGTWQMLHEHLSA from the coding sequence ATGCCTGAACCCACTGCCGCGCTCACTGAGTTCATCCGCATCTACGAGCAGGCCACCAACAGCCACGACATCACCCGGCTTGTCCCGCTGATCGCTCGCGATGCCGTCTACTGGTTCTCCGACGGATCGCATCGCGGCCGCGAAGCCGTCCTCTCCGCTATCTCCAAGACCTTCGCCACCATCCGTGATGAGATCTACCGGATCGACGACCTGGAGTGGATCGCCCACGGCAATGACCACGCGGTATGCCGCTACCGGTTCACCTGGACCGGAGCCATCGACGGCCAGCCGCGATCAGGAAGCGGCCGCGGCACCAACGTGCTCGTCAGTAACGCCGGAACCTGGCAGATGCTCCACGAACACCTCAGCGCATAA
- a CDS encoding ribosomal protein bL36, with the protein MKVRKSLRSLKSMPGAQIVRRRGVAFVINKKNPRYKARQG; encoded by the coding sequence ATGAAGGTACGTAAGTCGCTGCGCTCGTTGAAGTCCATGCCGGGGGCACAGATAGTCCGCCGGCGGGGCGTGGCCTTTGTGATCAACAAGAAGAATCCGCGCTACAAGGCCCGCCAGGGCTGA
- a CDS encoding FAD-dependent oxidoreductase: MRPRIAVIGSGPAGLTFARVLHRHGHPVTVLERDPARDARPAGGTLDLHEGLGQLALEKAGVLAEFQALSRPEGQAMRILDADGTVLRDWQPRPGDRANPEIDRGQLRDLLLGPLDVQWGRVVTEVVPESRDGVLVNFAHGRRETFDLVIGADGAWSRVRPAVSSATPQYTGVTLVETSLDDVDTRHPDLARLVGDGSVAVYGVNRALVAQRNSGGHVKVYAQFRVPLDWHTTPDRHVGLNQHAGLGLADVEAVRSSLLALFDGWAAPVLDLLRHGTAFVHRPLYALPVSHTWAHVSGVTLLGDAAHLMPPLGAGANLAMLEGAELAESIAAAPGPGDLDEAVRAFEEQMWARAGKWANITMAGLERLVSTDPSEALALFDEVQSS; the protein is encoded by the coding sequence ATGAGACCCCGTATCGCCGTGATCGGCAGCGGCCCCGCCGGCCTTACCTTCGCCCGCGTCCTGCACCGTCATGGTCACCCTGTCACCGTCCTCGAACGCGATCCCGCCCGCGACGCCCGCCCAGCGGGCGGCACGCTGGACCTGCACGAGGGGCTGGGCCAGCTGGCGCTGGAGAAGGCGGGGGTGCTGGCGGAGTTCCAGGCGCTGTCCCGTCCCGAGGGGCAGGCCATGCGCATCCTGGACGCGGACGGGACCGTCCTCCGCGACTGGCAACCTCGTCCGGGTGACCGGGCCAACCCCGAAATCGACCGCGGGCAACTCCGTGACCTGTTGCTCGGGCCCCTGGACGTTCAGTGGGGGCGCGTCGTGACGGAGGTGGTGCCGGAGAGCCGGGATGGCGTGCTGGTCAATTTCGCGCACGGGCGACGGGAGACGTTCGACCTCGTGATCGGCGCGGACGGTGCATGGTCCCGGGTCCGCCCGGCGGTCTCGTCCGCGACGCCGCAGTACACCGGCGTCACCTTGGTCGAGACCTCACTGGACGACGTGGACACCCGCCACCCCGACCTCGCCCGGCTGGTCGGCGACGGTTCCGTGGCCGTGTACGGCGTGAACCGCGCGCTCGTCGCCCAGCGCAACAGCGGCGGCCACGTCAAGGTATACGCCCAGTTCCGCGTCCCACTGGACTGGCACACGACCCCGGACCGGCATGTGGGCCTCAACCAGCACGCGGGCCTTGGCCTGGCCGACGTCGAGGCCGTGCGATCAAGCCTGCTGGCTCTGTTCGACGGCTGGGCCGCTCCCGTCCTCGACCTCCTCCGCCACGGCACAGCTTTCGTCCACCGCCCCCTCTACGCCCTTCCCGTGTCCCACACCTGGGCCCACGTCTCCGGGGTGACGCTACTGGGCGACGCCGCCCACCTGATGCCCCCATTGGGGGCCGGCGCGAACCTCGCGATGCTGGAAGGCGCCGAACTCGCCGAGTCCATTGCCGCGGCCCCCGGCCCTGGAGATCTGGACGAGGCCGTCCGCGCCTTCGAGGAACAGATGTGGGCACGGGCCGGCAAGTGGGCGAACATCACGATGGCTGGTCTGGAACGCCTCGTGAGCACGGACCCCTCCGAAGCCCTCGCTCTCTTCGACGAGGTCCAGTCTTCCTGA
- a CDS encoding DUF402 domain-containing protein gives MLVDIRKYDGSLSAQWTATRLGEDEHGVWLGTAQGVPISSDTGGWRSRFAYVMLVPRGEWWTATFCVDPGPEMYCDVCTVSEWNADGTVVRTVDLDLDVVRPRAGEVHVEDEDEFAQHQVRYGYTDSVIDEARRTCAWLMEASRRGGDGIEPFASVYRHWLGLIG, from the coding sequence GTGCTGGTCGACATCCGGAAGTACGACGGCAGCCTGAGCGCCCAGTGGACTGCTACCCGGCTCGGTGAGGACGAGCACGGCGTGTGGCTGGGCACGGCTCAGGGTGTCCCTATCAGTTCGGATACGGGCGGCTGGAGAAGCCGGTTCGCGTACGTGATGTTGGTCCCGCGCGGTGAGTGGTGGACGGCCACGTTCTGTGTGGACCCGGGCCCCGAGATGTATTGCGACGTGTGCACGGTGTCTGAGTGGAACGCGGACGGGACCGTCGTGCGCACGGTGGACCTCGATCTCGATGTCGTGCGGCCTCGTGCCGGCGAGGTCCATGTCGAGGACGAGGACGAGTTTGCCCAACACCAAGTGCGCTATGGCTATACCGATAGCGTCATCGACGAGGCCCGGCGGACCTGCGCGTGGTTGATGGAGGCGAGCCGTCGCGGTGGTGATGGCATCGAACCCTTCGCCTCCGTGTACCGCCACTGGCTCGGCCTCATCGGGTAG
- a CDS encoding LLM class flavin-dependent oxidoreductase: MNVGIGLPIGDPTTLLTWARRADAGPFSTLGLLDRLVYHNPEPLVALAILAGATSRIRVQTEVLLAPLRDTSLLAKQAATLDRMTGGRLVLGLGIGGRDDDHQVTGIDKRTRGRRLDEQMAVMRRLWSGEPYRDGVGPIGPAPARPGGPEVLFGGFKPVALERVARWGDGFLAAAAPSWAGGLFDTVRTFWKEYGRDGEPRIVAQINVALGPQDVIDDAQANMHAYYTFTGMADQMVAGLLTTPTEIRDAIARFADLGADEVMLYCYGLDPNQVDRLADVL; the protein is encoded by the coding sequence ATGAATGTCGGTATCGGCCTACCCATCGGCGACCCGACCACCCTGCTCACCTGGGCCCGGCGCGCCGACGCCGGGCCCTTCAGCACACTCGGCCTGCTCGACCGGCTCGTGTACCACAACCCCGAACCCCTGGTCGCGCTCGCCATCCTCGCGGGCGCTACCTCCCGCATCCGCGTCCAGACCGAAGTGCTGCTCGCCCCGCTGCGCGATACCTCTCTCCTCGCCAAGCAGGCCGCCACCTTGGACCGTATGACCGGTGGCCGCCTGGTCCTCGGCCTGGGCATCGGCGGCCGGGACGACGACCACCAGGTCACGGGGATCGACAAGCGCACCCGAGGCCGACGCCTCGACGAGCAGATGGCGGTGATGCGCCGCCTCTGGTCCGGCGAGCCGTACCGCGACGGCGTCGGCCCGATCGGACCCGCGCCAGCCCGGCCCGGCGGCCCCGAGGTGCTCTTCGGTGGCTTCAAGCCCGTCGCGCTCGAACGCGTTGCTCGCTGGGGGGACGGCTTCCTCGCAGCCGCGGCGCCCTCGTGGGCGGGCGGCCTGTTCGACACCGTCCGCACCTTCTGGAAGGAGTACGGCCGCGACGGCGAACCGCGCATTGTCGCGCAGATCAATGTCGCCCTCGGCCCTCAAGACGTGATCGACGACGCCCAGGCCAACATGCACGCGTACTACACCTTCACCGGCATGGCCGACCAGATGGTCGCCGGATTGCTCACCACACCCACTGAGATCCGCGATGCGATCGCCCGCTTCGCCGACCTCGGCGCCGACGAAGTCATGCTCTACTGCTACGGCCTCGACCCGAACCAGGTAGACCGCCTCGCCGATGTCCTGTGA
- a CDS encoding ATP-grasp domain-containing protein, with protein MPMPVLYCRDSLKPRCVDEHFAPEAQEVRAFGGAVGLIDHDALLQGDAQQAVAQVPAGLGNAWYRGWMLPSDRYAALAEALSRRGTELLVTPEQYRTAHELPGWYPMFVDITPESVWRRTEPGEMLTADELAALAEPLLPGSGIVKDYVKSRKHEWEQACFIPDLADVVELTRVVQRFVELQEEFLAGGVVLRAFEVFSKLESVAAEVRVWWVDGEPRLLTPHPDSPFGRGLVPNLDHIEPAVQRLGCRFVTTDVALRSDGVWRVVEVGDGQVSDLHQSSGRGELAALLVGL; from the coding sequence ATGCCGATGCCTGTCCTGTACTGCCGTGATTCGTTGAAACCCCGATGTGTAGACGAACACTTCGCACCGGAAGCACAGGAGGTGCGTGCCTTTGGCGGGGCAGTCGGGCTGATCGACCACGACGCGCTGTTGCAGGGCGACGCGCAGCAGGCTGTTGCACAAGTACCGGCTGGGCTTGGAAACGCCTGGTACCGAGGCTGGATGCTTCCCAGCGATCGATATGCCGCGTTGGCTGAGGCGCTGAGCCGACGCGGCACCGAGTTGCTGGTCACACCGGAGCAATACCGGACCGCTCACGAACTGCCGGGCTGGTATCCGATGTTCGTCGACATCACGCCCGAGAGCGTGTGGCGCCGCACCGAACCCGGTGAGATGTTGACCGCCGACGAGCTGGCTGCTCTTGCCGAGCCTCTGCTTCCAGGCTCGGGAATCGTGAAGGACTACGTCAAATCCCGCAAGCACGAGTGGGAGCAGGCGTGCTTCATTCCCGATCTCGCCGACGTCGTGGAGCTGACACGGGTCGTGCAGCGCTTTGTAGAGCTGCAGGAGGAGTTCCTGGCCGGCGGAGTCGTTCTCCGCGCCTTCGAGGTGTTCTCGAAGCTTGAGTCCGTCGCGGCTGAAGTGCGCGTGTGGTGGGTGGATGGTGAACCCAGGCTGCTGACGCCCCATCCGGACAGCCCGTTTGGGCGCGGGCTGGTGCCCAACCTTGATCACATCGAGCCTGCAGTGCAGCGCCTGGGGTGCCGGTTCGTCACAACCGATGTGGCCCTTCGCTCGGACGGGGTGTGGCGGGTCGTCGAAGTCGGTGACGGCCAAGTCAGTGATCTGCACCAGTCGAGCGGGCGAGGCGAATTGGCCGCACTGCTGGTCGGTCTGTAG
- a CDS encoding DinB family protein, with amino-acid sequence MIDEFAKDNLHGRLRRDRKALLWKLDGLSEYDARRPLTATGTNLLGLVKHVATVEARYFGEIFDRPSPEPLPRWQDSDGSDQWATEDETRDQIIGFYRRTWEHSDATINELPLDAPGHVPWWPEPYPYTNLFAVMVHVLGESIRHAGHADILREGLDGRTGLRAEHEKQIDEEARAAYCAKIEQAARSAAPIKA; translated from the coding sequence ATGATCGATGAATTCGCGAAAGACAACCTGCACGGGAGACTGCGGCGGGACCGCAAGGCGCTGCTCTGGAAACTCGACGGCCTGTCCGAATACGACGCCCGCCGACCTTTGACAGCGACCGGGACCAACCTCCTCGGCCTGGTCAAACACGTGGCCACCGTCGAGGCCAGGTACTTCGGCGAGATCTTCGACCGCCCTTCCCCGGAACCGCTGCCCCGGTGGCAGGACTCCGACGGCAGCGATCAGTGGGCGACCGAGGACGAGACCCGCGATCAGATCATCGGGTTCTACCGGCGCACGTGGGAACACTCGGACGCGACGATCAACGAGCTTCCCCTCGACGCCCCCGGCCACGTGCCATGGTGGCCGGAGCCTTATCCCTACACGAACCTGTTCGCCGTCATGGTCCATGTCCTCGGCGAGTCCATCAGGCATGCCGGGCACGCCGATATCCTCCGCGAGGGCCTCGACGGCCGGACCGGGCTGCGCGCCGAACACGAGAAACAGATCGACGAGGAAGCCCGTGCAGCCTACTGCGCGAAGATCGAGCAGGCAGCCAGGTCGGCCGCACCAATCAAGGCTTAG